The following coding sequences lie in one Arachis stenosperma cultivar V10309 chromosome 5, arast.V10309.gnm1.PFL2, whole genome shotgun sequence genomic window:
- the LOC130982626 gene encoding 21 kDa protein-like gives MAKGLHLSLSLVLVFVIAVTFRAKTVSGSPSNFIKSSCSTTTFPNVCVESLSVYANTIQQDPHELVQTALTLSLNRSQSTRAFVTKCNKFRGLKPREYAALKDCAEEISDSCDRLSKSLKELKLCKVKGDDFRWHISNVETWVSSALTDDSTCGDGFAGNALNGKMKDSIRARMVNLAQVTSNALSLITHYASQY, from the coding sequence ATGGCAAAGGGTTTGCATCTTTCACTCTCCCTTGTTCTTGTCTTTGTCATTGCAGTCACATTCAGAGCGAAGACTGTGAGCGGAAGCCCTTCGAATTTCATAAAATCGTCTTGCAGCACGACGACGTTTCCAAACGTGTGTGTGGAGTCTCTGTCGGTGTATGCAAACACGATCCAGCAAGACCCTCACGAGCTGGTCCAAACTGCCCTCACACTCAGCCTGAACAGGAGCCAGTCCACAAGGGCATTTGTGACAAAGTGCAACAAGTTCAGAGGGCTCAAACCCAGAGAGTACGCGGCCCTGAAGGACTGCGCAGAGGAGATCAGCGACAGCTGTGACAGGCTGAGCAAGTCGCTGAAGGAGCTGAAGCTGTGCAAGGTGAAGGGTGACGATTTCAGATGGCACATCAGCAATGTTGAGACCTGGGTGTCGTCTGCTTTGACTGATGACAGCACCTGCGGTGATGGCTTTGCTGGCAACGCTCTCAATGGTAAGATGAAGGATTCCATCAGGGCTAGAATGGTAAATCTTGCTCAGGTCACTAGCAATGCCTTGTCACTCATCACCCACTATGCTTCTCAATACTAG
- the LOC130982624 gene encoding DNA damage-repair/toleration protein DRT100-like, with translation MSIPTATTTLLILFTIFTPLHLKANAAKCHPDDEAGLLGFKSGIKLDPSGMLSKWIRGTDCCTWPGLNCLFENKRVTSISLGGQPDQPNSFLSGTISSSLSKLQFLDGIYFTNLRNISGPFPGFLLNMPNLQYIYIENSQISGRIPDSFGNSTRKFGAFSFQGNRLTGTVPSSLSLLTQLTQLKLGDNLLTGAIPDGIRNLKNLTYLSLQGNQLSGNIPDFFTSLKNLRILELSRNKFSGTIPASIATLAPTLGYLELGHNSLSGKIPNFLGKMKALDTLDLSSNRFTGSVPQSFKNLTKIFNLDLSNNLLVDPFPDMNVKGIESLDLSNNNLHLGTIPKWVTSSPIIYSLKLAKCGIRMKLDDWKPSETYFYDYIDLSGNDISGSAIGLLNRTDYLVGFWASGNKLKFDMGGLRIVEKLKYLDLSRNSVFGKIPKGVVGLQKLNVSYNHLCGQIPKTQFPASAFAGNDCLCGPPLQPCKA, from the coding sequence ATGAGCATCCCCACTGCAACAACAACACTCTTGATCCTCTTCACCATCTTCACACCGCTACACCTCAAGGCCAATGCAGCAAAATGCCACCCGGATGACGAAGCAGGCCTATTGGGCTTCAAATCGGGCATCAAATTGGACCCATCTGGGATGCTCAGCAAATGGATACGCGGGACCGATTGTTGCACGTGGCCTGGCCTCAACTGTCTATTTGAAAACAAACGGGTCACAAGCATTTCTCTTGGGGGTCAACCCGACCAACCCAATAGCTTCTTATCGGGTACCATATCGTCCTCCCTCTCAAAGCTCCAATTTCTCGACGGTATCTATTTCACTAATCTCCGAAACATATCGGGTCCCTTCCCGGGTTTCCTCCTCAATATGCCCAACCTCCAATACATCTACATCGAGAACAGCCAGATCTCGGGTCGCATACCCGATTCTTTTGGAAACTCCACTCGAAAATTTGGCGCCTTCAGCTTCCAAGGCAACCGCTTAACCGGAACAGTGCCGAGTTCACTATCCCTGTTGACTCAGCTCACTCAGCTCAAACTCGGCGACAACCTCCTCACCGGTGCTATCCCAGACGGGATTCGGAACCTCAAGAACCTCACATATCTGAGTTTGCAAGGCAACCAGCTCAGCGGTAACATTCCCGATTTTTTCACTTCGTTAAAGAACCTCAGGATTCTAGAACTTTCTCGGAACAAATTTTCCGGCACGATTCCGGCGTCGATTGCCACGCTGGCACCAACACTGGGATACCTGGAACTGGGACACAACTCGCTTTCCGGGAAAATCCCTAATTTTCTAGGGAAAATGAAGGCTCTCGACACACTCGATCTCTCCTCGAACCGATTCACTGGAAGCGTGCCGCAGAGCTTCAAGAACTTGACGAAGATCTTCAACCTGGACCTCTCCAACAACTTGCTGGTAGACCCGTTCCCCGATATGAACGTGAAAGGAATTGAATCTCTGGATTTGTCAAACAACAATTTGCACCTGGGAACAATCCCCAAGTGGGTGACTTCGTCTCCGATTATCTACTCGTTGAAGCTGGCCAAGTGTGGAATAAGGATGAAGCTGGATGATTGGAAGCCTTCGGAGACTTACTTCTACGACTACATCGATCTCTCCGGAAACGATATCTCAGGGAGCGCCATTGGATTGCTGAACAGAACAGACTATTTGGTAGGGTTCTGGGCTTCGGGGAACAAATTGAAGTTCGACATGGGAGGTTTGAGGATCGTGGAGAAGCTCAAGTACTTGGATTTATCTAGAAATTCGGTTTTTGGAAAGATTCCTAAGGGTGTGGTTGGGCTTCAGAAGCTGAACGTCAGTTATAACCATCTTTGTGGTCAGATTCCAAAGACTCAGTTCCCGGCCAGTGCCTTTGCCGGAAATGATTGTTTGTGTGGTCCTCCTTTGCAGCCATGCAAGGCCTAG
- the LOC130982627 gene encoding uncharacterized protein LOC130982627 translates to MDHFAGAEEHLAQQRLRQKLDEVNVAAQNYLAPIQDHVNFTLQKAYFKCAYECFDRSRRQEEITNCVENCSIPLANVQQTFDTEMQKFQEKLNRSLMVCQDRYESAKLQQKGGAMNDLVSCADEAIQDSIKMLPLLANKLKSSFGIKDNDSF, encoded by the exons ATGGATCACTTTGCGGGAGCTGAAGAGCATCTTGCTCAACAAAGACTGAGGCAGAAGCTTGATGAAGTCAATGTAGCTGCTCAAAATTACCTTGCTCCTATCCAAGACCACGTCAATTTCACTCTCCAG AAAGCATATTTCAAATGTGCATATGAGTGCTTTGATAGGAGCAGAAGGCAGGAAGAGATAACTAATTGTGTCGAAAATTGCAGTATTCCTCTTGCTAATGTTCAACAGACTTTTGATACTGAGATGCAAAAGTTTCAG GAGAAATTGAATAGATCTCTGATGGTATGTCAAGATAGGTATGAGTCTGCAAAGCTCCAGCAGAAAGGTGGGGCCATGAATGATTTGGTTTCCTGTGCTGATGAGGCGATCCAAGACAGCATCAAGATGCTACCACTTCTTGCTAATAAGTTGAAATCCTCCTTTGGCATTAAGGACAATGactccttctag
- the LOC130982175 gene encoding uncharacterized protein LOC130982175 isoform X1, which translates to MQAASLSQTFIVNPTPQLQVARCKQRVDEFIIPTMNFTRLPPSWKLRHAATKREHVRCLPNAAVLSDAEITSAQFEEFSVSKGDISDSKELKISIKVSGSKTQQIFDDVFGKMVAAAQPIPGFRRVKGGKTPNIPKEILLEVLGPSRVYKEVIKKIINSTVAEYVEKERLMVSTNLRVEQSFEDLKSTFEEGQQFSFDAVVQLQK; encoded by the exons ATGCAAGCAGCATCTTTATCTCAAACCTTCATCGTAAATCCAACTCCACAG CTGCAGGTGGCCAGATGCAAGCAgagagtagatgagttcataatCCCCACCATGAATTTTACACGTCTGCCTCCTTCATGGAAGCTTAGACATGCTGCAACAAAAAG GGAACACGTTAGATGTCTTCCTAATGCTGCCGTTTTATCAG ATGCTGAAATTACTTCTGCACAGTTCGAGGAGTTCTCTGTCTCTAAAGGTGACATCAGTGATTCTAAAGAACTAAAG ATAAGCATAAAGGTGTCTGGAAGCAAAACTCAACAGATCTTTGATGATGTCTTTGGGAAAATGGTTGCAGCAGCACAGCCAATTCCGGGATTCCGAAGAGTAAAAGGAG GAAAAACACCAAAT ATACCAAAAGAAATTTTATTAGAGGTGCTTGGGCCATCAAGAGTGTACAAGGAAGTTATCAAGAAAATTATCAACTCAACTGTAGCTGAGTATGTGGAGAAG GAGCGGTTGATGGTTAGCACTAACCTGAGAGTTGAGCAAAGCTTTGAAGATCTTAAAAGTACCTTTGAAGAGGGACAACAATTCAGCTTTGATGCTGTGGTTCAGCTTCAAAAGTAG
- the LOC130982175 gene encoding uncharacterized protein LOC130982175 isoform X3, with protein MQAASLSQTFILQVARCKQRVDEFIIPTMNFTRLPPSWKLRHAATKREHVRCLPNAAVLSDAEITSAQFEEFSVSKGDISDSKELKISIKVSGSKTQQIFDDVFGKMVAAAQPIPGFRRVKGGKTPNIPKEILLEVLGPSRVYKEVIKKIINSTVAEYVEKERLMVSTNLRVEQSFEDLKSTFEEGQQFSFDAVVQLQK; from the exons ATGCAAGCAGCATCTTTATCTCAAACCTTCATC CTGCAGGTGGCCAGATGCAAGCAgagagtagatgagttcataatCCCCACCATGAATTTTACACGTCTGCCTCCTTCATGGAAGCTTAGACATGCTGCAACAAAAAG GGAACACGTTAGATGTCTTCCTAATGCTGCCGTTTTATCAG ATGCTGAAATTACTTCTGCACAGTTCGAGGAGTTCTCTGTCTCTAAAGGTGACATCAGTGATTCTAAAGAACTAAAG ATAAGCATAAAGGTGTCTGGAAGCAAAACTCAACAGATCTTTGATGATGTCTTTGGGAAAATGGTTGCAGCAGCACAGCCAATTCCGGGATTCCGAAGAGTAAAAGGAG GAAAAACACCAAAT ATACCAAAAGAAATTTTATTAGAGGTGCTTGGGCCATCAAGAGTGTACAAGGAAGTTATCAAGAAAATTATCAACTCAACTGTAGCTGAGTATGTGGAGAAG GAGCGGTTGATGGTTAGCACTAACCTGAGAGTTGAGCAAAGCTTTGAAGATCTTAAAAGTACCTTTGAAGAGGGACAACAATTCAGCTTTGATGCTGTGGTTCAGCTTCAAAAGTAG
- the LOC130982175 gene encoding uncharacterized protein LOC130982175 isoform X2, whose product MQAASLSQTFIVNPTPQVARCKQRVDEFIIPTMNFTRLPPSWKLRHAATKREHVRCLPNAAVLSDAEITSAQFEEFSVSKGDISDSKELKISIKVSGSKTQQIFDDVFGKMVAAAQPIPGFRRVKGGKTPNIPKEILLEVLGPSRVYKEVIKKIINSTVAEYVEKERLMVSTNLRVEQSFEDLKSTFEEGQQFSFDAVVQLQK is encoded by the exons ATGCAAGCAGCATCTTTATCTCAAACCTTCATCGTAAATCCAACTCCACAG GTGGCCAGATGCAAGCAgagagtagatgagttcataatCCCCACCATGAATTTTACACGTCTGCCTCCTTCATGGAAGCTTAGACATGCTGCAACAAAAAG GGAACACGTTAGATGTCTTCCTAATGCTGCCGTTTTATCAG ATGCTGAAATTACTTCTGCACAGTTCGAGGAGTTCTCTGTCTCTAAAGGTGACATCAGTGATTCTAAAGAACTAAAG ATAAGCATAAAGGTGTCTGGAAGCAAAACTCAACAGATCTTTGATGATGTCTTTGGGAAAATGGTTGCAGCAGCACAGCCAATTCCGGGATTCCGAAGAGTAAAAGGAG GAAAAACACCAAAT ATACCAAAAGAAATTTTATTAGAGGTGCTTGGGCCATCAAGAGTGTACAAGGAAGTTATCAAGAAAATTATCAACTCAACTGTAGCTGAGTATGTGGAGAAG GAGCGGTTGATGGTTAGCACTAACCTGAGAGTTGAGCAAAGCTTTGAAGATCTTAAAAGTACCTTTGAAGAGGGACAACAATTCAGCTTTGATGCTGTGGTTCAGCTTCAAAAGTAG